One Natrinema halophilum genomic window carries:
- a CDS encoding twin-arginine translocation signal domain-containing protein, whose translation MVYGTNPEERYSYGDVSDEDRREFLKALGVVAGGAVAGATLQDLRSEVSSGTAEGLAEMGEAVQNDLTGTLDATLLSEQLAGLEGSFGLLAELEAMGVPEQDASAYQELTTAAWAINDHLAEVGFFASAEENLPGFTPEHIEETTRQLLHIDALPATLSEVGFSEQEQTALVMNIVNAREQLSWWMKTGDYPPANAVDDGVVHEYVAPLHQRAAEGSLLWIDGLDHFLWQREPLITGEMIDQGLWDVKSMLGGYYLMGSAARDLADGDIADDHLTTLTTASTALMIIAQEFLIGDVIRITDDKRAPRNQVTN comes from the coding sequence ATGGTATACGGTACCAATCCAGAAGAACGATACAGCTACGGGGACGTAAGCGACGAGGACCGTCGCGAATTCCTGAAAGCGCTCGGCGTCGTCGCCGGCGGTGCCGTCGCCGGTGCGACGTTACAGGATCTCCGATCGGAGGTCTCGAGCGGAACCGCAGAGGGTCTCGCCGAGATGGGAGAGGCGGTGCAAAACGACCTGACAGGAACGCTCGACGCGACGCTGCTGAGCGAGCAACTGGCCGGCCTTGAGGGTAGCTTCGGACTGTTGGCCGAACTCGAGGCGATGGGGGTTCCTGAACAGGACGCGTCGGCCTATCAAGAACTGACGACGGCAGCGTGGGCGATCAACGACCACCTCGCTGAGGTAGGGTTCTTCGCGAGTGCAGAGGAGAACTTGCCGGGGTTCACGCCGGAGCACATCGAGGAGACGACGCGGCAACTGCTCCACATCGATGCGCTCCCGGCGACGCTATCGGAAGTCGGGTTCTCCGAGCAGGAGCAGACGGCGCTGGTGATGAACATCGTAAACGCACGTGAACAACTTTCCTGGTGGATGAAGACGGGCGACTATCCGCCGGCGAACGCCGTCGATGACGGTGTCGTTCACGAGTACGTCGCGCCGCTCCACCAACGGGCTGCGGAAGGTTCGTTACTGTGGATCGATGGCCTCGACCACTTCCTGTGGCAGCGCGAACCGCTGATCACGGGCGAGATGATAGACCAGGGGCTCTGGGACGTCAAATCGATGCTCGGCGGTTACTACCTGATGGGGTCGGCCGCGCGCGACCTCGCGGACGGCGACATCGCGGACGATCACCTCACGACATTGACGACCGCCAGCACCGCGTTGATGATCATCGCCCAGGAGTTCCTGATCGGCGATGTCATCCGGATCACGGACGACAAGCGGGCGCCGAGAAACCAGGTAACCAACTAA
- a CDS encoding PQQ-binding-like beta-propeller repeat protein, translating to MTYESHLVELPEDAPWNEKPGESIVEQGDTDQIPEVDVTEEDLRQTGEEPTNWLLAGGSYEAQRHSTADVITPENVDQLENEYRLEVADHPNDFQGSPVIVDGDPPIMYTTVGPDLLYAINARSGEILWRHFYRPVVGASDATPPAERGPAILGDTVYKSTLDLGVIAIDRYTGEERWYYNGAAAYRGEVADDLMHEELQWERSRGTTSSFPPLIYDGMLMKGSFGGEFGVSGFFDGISLDGGQPQWRVNMTPEHEWVGESWQHGGATAWASGAVEPDEGTVVIPSANPGPWYGTVRPGYNPYSCGKVAVNTSDGEYQWHHQDSPHDWWDYDSPSPPIVFEADVDGETRKFATWPGKTGWVYTVDMETGQLHQRSDEFVQHLNTFNLPPYDDLESAPWIMPDLIGGTNPQPSAYDPETQTLVVKGTNYPIKFSWFEVEYEAGQTYIGMDTVRKTEPVMAEEGEQREGDETTEEEPADAEKAEEAGQREGGAAPGEEDGNVTDTGNETAIGNETEPIGNETAVDNETEGDDGGDLHEEREREDEGDNDEEEDETQQFQNEEVPAWNENAGVIAGIDPLTGDVKWQSWFSWKVGPPWGGSLTTATGVTFAGGPGGYLHAFDTETGERLSTNVVGNHGVDGAPVSWYDPNEGKQYVAIQGGGGNQVEEEGNTIAVYSLEE from the coding sequence ATGACATACGAATCTCATCTCGTCGAACTACCGGAAGACGCACCGTGGAACGAAAAACCGGGTGAATCAATCGTCGAACAGGGAGACACCGATCAGATACCGGAAGTAGACGTTACCGAAGAGGACCTTCGACAGACGGGTGAAGAGCCGACTAACTGGCTTCTCGCGGGCGGTTCGTACGAGGCACAGCGCCACTCGACGGCCGACGTCATCACACCCGAGAACGTCGATCAACTGGAAAACGAGTATCGACTCGAGGTCGCGGACCATCCGAACGACTTCCAGGGATCGCCAGTCATCGTGGACGGCGATCCACCGATCATGTATACGACCGTTGGGCCGGATCTGCTGTACGCGATCAACGCACGGTCCGGGGAAATCCTGTGGCGACACTTCTACCGACCGGTCGTCGGCGCATCCGACGCGACACCGCCAGCCGAACGTGGCCCGGCCATCCTCGGCGATACTGTTTATAAAAGTACGCTGGACCTGGGAGTCATCGCGATAGACCGGTACACCGGCGAAGAGCGGTGGTACTACAACGGCGCGGCGGCCTATCGCGGCGAAGTCGCCGACGACCTCATGCACGAAGAACTCCAGTGGGAGCGCTCGCGCGGAACCACGTCTTCGTTTCCTCCACTGATCTACGACGGTATGCTGATGAAGGGCAGCTTCGGCGGCGAATTCGGCGTCAGCGGATTCTTCGACGGTATCTCGCTCGATGGCGGCCAGCCGCAGTGGCGCGTCAACATGACGCCGGAACACGAGTGGGTGGGCGAATCCTGGCAGCACGGCGGCGCGACCGCCTGGGCGTCCGGCGCGGTCGAACCCGACGAGGGGACGGTCGTCATTCCGTCGGCGAATCCGGGGCCCTGGTACGGCACCGTCAGACCGGGATACAATCCATATTCGTGTGGAAAGGTCGCAGTCAACACGTCCGACGGCGAATACCAGTGGCATCACCAGGACTCGCCCCACGACTGGTGGGACTACGATTCCCCGAGTCCCCCGATCGTCTTCGAGGCGGACGTCGACGGCGAGACGCGAAAATTCGCAACCTGGCCCGGAAAAACAGGCTGGGTATACACGGTCGACATGGAGACCGGACAGCTCCACCAGCGCAGCGACGAGTTCGTCCAGCATCTGAACACGTTCAACCTGCCGCCGTACGACGACCTCGAGAGCGCCCCCTGGATCATGCCGGACCTCATCGGCGGCACGAATCCCCAGCCGAGCGCGTACGACCCCGAGACGCAGACGCTGGTCGTCAAGGGAACCAACTATCCGATCAAGTTCTCCTGGTTCGAAGTCGAGTACGAGGCCGGACAGACCTACATCGGGATGGACACCGTCCGAAAGACGGAGCCGGTCATGGCCGAGGAAGGAGAGCAGCGAGAGGGTGACGAGACGACCGAAGAGGAGCCGGCCGACGCGGAAAAAGCGGAAGAAGCCGGTCAGCGAGAGGGTGGCGCGGCACCAGGTGAGGAAGACGGCAACGTTACCGATACCGGCAACGAGACGGCAATCGGCAACGAAACGGAACCCATCGGGAACGAAACTGCAGTCGACAACGAAACAGAGGGCGATGACGGAGGCGACCTCCACGAAGAGCGAGAACGCGAGGACGAAGGTGACAACGACGAAGAAGAGGACGAAACCCAACAGTTCCAGAACGAGGAAGTTCCCGCGTGGAACGAGAACGCCGGAGTAATCGCCGGTATCGATCCGCTCACCGGTGACGTGAAATGGCAGAGCTGGTTCAGCTGGAAAGTCGGTCCGCCGTGGGGTGGGTCGCTGACGACCGCGACGGGCGTGACGTTCGCCGGCGGCCCCGGCGGGTATCTCCACGCCTTCGACACCGAAACGGGCGAGCGCCTGTCCACGAACGTTGTCGGCAATCACGGAGTCGACGGCGCGCCGGTGAGCTGGTACGACCCGAACGAAGGGAAGCAATACGTCGCGATACAGGGCGGGGGCGGTAACCAGGTCGAGGAAGAAGGCAATACGATCGCCGTCTACTCGCTCGAGGAGTAA
- a CDS encoding PQQ-dependent sugar dehydrogenase: protein MTRNDDDKSAFSRRTVLRSSAALSVAGLALPVAAQDEAITGEIRLGGRTSGWVGISPDSIADERNPTLTLVQGQQYTLTWENLDGTGHNFNIESEADEQFVSTEIISTAGETQTVEFTAEEGMAEYYCAPHPNSMRGQVELVDEAGDGGEEAQMPDQLIGDGPTVGIETVAEGLSAPTSLTVADEDADRRFITDQTGQIYVHGPDGLQEEPFLDISDQLVEFMEFDERGLLGLAFHPDFAENGRFYVRYSSPSREGTPEDYDHTFVLSEFQTSGDDNETADPDSERTILEIPEPQFNHNSGALAFGPDGYLYVATGDGGGANDVGLGHVEDWYDENDGGNGQDTAENLLGGILRIDVDQEGEETPYAIPDDNPLVDTEGQRSEYFAWGFRNPWGMSFTDDGQLLAADVGQNLFESVNYVQNGGNYSWNVKEGAHCFSTETPQEPPQDCPRSTPDDVRGGEPLLDPVIEYPHEVGILRSDTGNGGGNETEGGNETVGDNEGEISNETADGNGATDGGLGVSGGQIGVSVTGGYLYEGSEISELEGTYVFGDWSIDGESPGTVFLARPTEGWQEADGGEDLEDMFLDPPTEDEGNETDGGNETDGETGGDGAGDTTQDGLWPIEQIQLQGEAAENGRPNRFVYAFGEGADGEIYVLTTSTSTVEGEGAVHRLVPAEGGDGEEMGDGDEVAADDDAGDETETAADNETTIGNETETENETTTTNETNGV from the coding sequence ATGACACGAAACGACGACGACAAATCGGCGTTTTCGAGGCGAACGGTCCTCCGCTCGTCGGCGGCGCTCTCCGTCGCAGGCCTCGCACTGCCGGTGGCGGCACAGGATGAGGCTATAACTGGCGAAATCAGGCTCGGCGGTCGGACGAGCGGCTGGGTTGGTATATCGCCGGATTCGATCGCTGACGAACGAAATCCGACGCTCACGCTAGTTCAGGGCCAACAGTATACGCTCACGTGGGAAAACCTCGATGGGACGGGGCACAACTTCAACATCGAGAGCGAAGCGGACGAACAGTTCGTCTCGACGGAAATCATTTCGACTGCGGGCGAAACGCAGACCGTCGAGTTCACCGCCGAAGAAGGGATGGCGGAATATTACTGCGCTCCTCATCCCAACTCGATGCGCGGCCAGGTCGAACTCGTAGACGAGGCCGGAGACGGCGGCGAGGAGGCCCAGATGCCCGATCAACTGATCGGTGACGGCCCGACTGTCGGTATCGAGACGGTTGCGGAAGGATTGAGCGCGCCGACGAGTCTTACCGTCGCCGACGAGGATGCCGATCGGCGATTCATAACCGATCAGACTGGGCAAATCTACGTCCACGGTCCTGACGGGCTCCAGGAGGAACCGTTCCTCGATATTTCGGATCAGCTCGTCGAGTTCATGGAGTTCGACGAACGCGGTCTACTCGGCCTCGCGTTCCACCCCGACTTCGCCGAGAACGGCCGGTTCTACGTCCGGTACAGCTCGCCGTCGCGGGAGGGAACGCCAGAAGACTACGATCACACGTTCGTCCTCTCGGAGTTCCAGACATCCGGCGACGACAACGAAACAGCCGATCCCGACTCCGAGCGGACGATCCTCGAAATTCCGGAGCCTCAGTTCAACCACAACTCGGGTGCGCTCGCCTTCGGTCCCGACGGGTATCTCTACGTCGCCACCGGTGACGGCGGCGGGGCGAACGACGTCGGCCTCGGGCACGTCGAGGACTGGTACGACGAGAACGACGGCGGCAACGGCCAGGACACCGCTGAGAATCTCCTCGGCGGAATCCTCCGAATCGACGTCGACCAGGAGGGTGAGGAGACGCCGTACGCGATCCCGGACGATAACCCGCTCGTCGACACGGAGGGCCAGCGCAGCGAATACTTCGCCTGGGGCTTTCGAAACCCCTGGGGAATGTCCTTTACCGACGACGGTCAACTTCTCGCCGCAGACGTGGGACAGAACCTCTTCGAGAGCGTCAACTACGTCCAGAACGGCGGCAACTACAGCTGGAACGTCAAAGAAGGTGCACACTGCTTTAGTACGGAGACGCCTCAGGAGCCTCCTCAGGACTGCCCGCGGAGTACACCCGACGACGTTCGAGGTGGTGAACCACTACTCGATCCGGTCATTGAGTACCCACACGAGGTCGGAATCCTCCGGTCCGATACCGGCAACGGCGGTGGCAACGAGACTGAAGGTGGCAACGAAACGGTAGGCGACAACGAGGGGGAAATCAGTAACGAGACTGCAGACGGAAACGGCGCCACTGACGGCGGCCTCGGCGTTAGCGGCGGCCAAATCGGCGTCTCCGTTACCGGCGGCTACCTCTACGAAGGTAGCGAGATCAGCGAACTCGAGGGAACGTACGTCTTCGGCGACTGGAGCATCGACGGCGAGAGTCCGGGGACGGTCTTTCTCGCCCGACCGACCGAGGGATGGCAGGAAGCCGACGGTGGCGAGGACCTGGAGGACATGTTCCTCGACCCGCCGACGGAAGACGAGGGCAACGAAACCGATGGCGGAAACGAAACTGACGGGGAGACCGGTGGAGACGGCGCCGGAGATACGACCCAGGATGGGTTGTGGCCCATCGAACAGATCCAGCTACAGGGCGAGGCCGCCGAAAACGGTCGACCAAACAGATTCGTCTACGCGTTCGGTGAGGGTGCCGACGGCGAAATCTACGTCCTCACCACTAGCACGTCGACGGTAGAAGGTGAGGGAGCCGTTCACCGCCTCGTCCCTGCCGAAGGCGGCGACGGCGAAGAAATGGGAGACGGCGATGAAGTAGCTGCTGACGACGATGCGGGTGACGAGACCGAAACTGCCGCCGATAACGAGACGACAATCGGCAACGAAACGGAAACCGAAAACGAAACGACGACTACCAACGAAACGAACGGGGTGTAA